The stretch of DNA GACTGCTGCTACTGCTGGAGTTGCATTACATCAATCTATTCAAACTGCTCATTTTGTGGATAAATGGCAAAAAAATTCTACTCCGATGTGGAATTCTCAGTCAGGTATTGATCAAAAATTGGtcaatcaaattaatgatctaagaCAAACTGTTACATGGATGGGAGATAGAATTATGAGTTTAGAACATAGATTACAAATGCAATGTGATTGGAATACTTCTGATTTTTGTATAACTCCGTTTCAATATAATGAGTCTGTTCACAATTGGGAATCAGTAAAACGCCATCTACAAGGAAGTAAAGATAATTTAAGTTTAGACATAAGCAAGCTAAAAGAACAGATTTTTGAGGCCTCTCAAGCACACTTAACTGCTTTACCTGGTGCTGAAGTTTTAGACAGTGTCTCTAAGGGGTTATCTAATCTCAACCCCATTCAATGGGTAAAGTCTTTGGGAGGATCCACTATTGCTAATTTTGTTCTATGTAAAATTTGTGCTATTGGTTTAT from Piliocolobus tephrosceles isolate RC106 chromosome 2, ASM277652v3, whole genome shotgun sequence encodes:
- the LOC111539520 gene encoding endogenous retrovirus group K member 7 Env polyprotein-like, whose product is MLLVGKMHISSKTNIITCVNCYLYTCIDSSFNRYHSILIVRAREGIWLPVALHRPWESSPSIHVINNILQKILKRSKRFIFTLIAVIMGLIAVTMTAATAGVALHQSIQTAHFVDKWQKNSTPMWNSQSGIDQKLVNQINDLRQTVTWMGDRIMSLEHRLQMQCDWNTSDFCITPFQYNESVHNWESVKRHLQGSKDNLSLDISKLKEQIFEASQAHLTALPGAEVLDSVSKGLSNLNPIQWVKSLGGSTIANFVLCKICAIGLLFMCKTGKNILQSNHDQRQAVIAMVHLNQRKGGDVGRPPETIATE